Part of the Aquimarina sp. TRL1 genome, CTGAAGGAGAAGTTATTGCTGCTTCATACTGAAACTTATCTTCTTCATATTCAATATTTATAGAAGCTCCTAAAGGAGTTATAATTTTATTTAAGCTCCAACTTTGAGGCGAGTTACTTATATACCCCCAATCGTCCTTTAGATTCTTATTAAATGGTGTGTTTATATTCTTATAGCTAAAGCTATATGGAGGAACTAAAGCATTTCCATTTCTACCTGAGAAAAACAACTTTTTCAAAGTAAGTCTTCCTGAGTTAGCAGAATTAGGAGAATTTTTAGCTAGTTCATATGAGGTTTTAAACTCTATAGTTTTGATTACATTATCAATTTTATGGCTTTGCTCAATAATATCTTTGGAATCAAGAATGTTTCGAAATAAATTTGCTTTCCAATTTCTATTAGTAATTAAATTAGATAATTTACCTAACCTTTGCCCAAGTATACTAAATTGCTCATAATATTCATCTATTTTTATTTCCCCTCCTATAAATTCTGATTGTTCTGAGGAATTTGTTTTACTTATTGTTTTGTTTAAACCACTATTTTTTAATAAAATTATCTTATCTAATTTAAGAGATCTTTGGGGGTTTAAATTAAGAAAAAAAGTATGTGTTGATTCGATACGATGCGTCCCATCTCTAGGCAGAATTTTGTCATAAATCCCTGAAAAGTATGTTTTACCATCATCTCCTATATAAAATGAGTTAATATGTATATCATTATATACTTTAGGATTATCCTTTGTCCCTACATTTAATGTAGAAGAGGAAGACATATTATCTAATCTTGGTGATTTAACAAATAATGCGGTATGCGTTCTCGTTTTTATTTTATCTAAATAGTAGATTTCTTTTATACCCCATTCGTAAACTTTAGTTTTTTCTGAAGCTTCATACCCATTTTTCGGGGTTCTCCAACCAAACCCTTCGCTCCACATACCATAATCAAAACCAACCCAATATCCGTAGTCCCCTTCATCAACTAAATAATTATTATTCAAATCTATATAATCTGGTCCTGTTATCGCAGTTAATAGCCAGTGGGTAGCATATGGTTCGAGTTGTTGCTCTTCAAAAAAGTGTTTATTTAAATCATTATTTATTTCAGATGTCCTAGAAAATTTTTCATGTTGGTATACCGGTAACGAATAGTGATATGTTTTTCCATCTGGAGTTGTTACTTGATACGCTCCTATTCCTTCTTTCGGAATTCTTTCTCTTGTCCTATTAAATGAATATGGTTTTAATATACTAGAAGGATTATCTATTATTTCTTGATTGGTGAAAGTTTCTATATAAGATCCTTTTCTCATTCTTTTACTATTAGAATTATAACCATTATAGTTTTTTCCATTAATAGTAAGTAAAGAATTGAAAGAAGGGTTAGAAGTATTAAGATCAAAAATACTATTCAATGTATTTCTTGATAAATCCCAATGATCTGAGCTAACTTTTAAAAACGAAGAGTTTTCATTATTAAAATAAAAATGAATGTCATTAATATTTTTTGTGAATCTATCCCCAGTCGTTCCTAGCGGATAATCATAAGAAACAGAGTTAACAGTCCCTCCTTCATTATCTGTTATTTTTAGTTGATTTAGTAAAATAGCATCTTCAAAGATATAAGGTTTAATATTACCAGATATTCCTTGACCAGAAACAGAATAGCTATCATAAGATATTCCAGAATAGTATGCTTCATTACGAAGGAATTTATTATCACTCCTATAAAAAGACTCATAGGAATCAAATGCTACTTTATAATCAAACAAAGTATTATTTAGAGAGTTATTAGTATTTCCTGCATATAACGCCCCATTAAAAATATAGTAATCATTTTCATAGACCCAATATTTAGTTTTGTTAAATGTTGCCTTCAAACTAGCTAAACCACCAGAAATTGGTATAGGGATATACGCAGTAAAGGAGTTATTTAAAATGGAAGTTTGTTTAGATATCGATTGAAAACCACTAAGTTTAAAATGATACCCTATCATACTTCCGCTTAATCCATTCCGAGAACTTAATGAAATACCCGTACTTAAATTTTTATCAGTATTAGAAAATAGAGAAGCAGATATAGAAGCATCTAATGTCGTATTACCATTAAGAAAACTCTGATTTATTGAGCCACTTAACCCTACTCCAGAACTTACATTATCACCATTACTAAGTAATGAGGCGACACTTATTCCTAAACTAGCCCCTGTAGTACTAAGACTTCCTGAAAAAGGACCTACCCCTCCTGTTATTCCTACTCCAAATTGACGAGAGTTTTCCCCATTAGAAGATTGATTTTCCGAATAACTGGCATAAAGTCCTGCTGAAAAAACACCTTCTCCCCATCCGACATTTACCCCTCCTGTATATGAATTAAACGTTCCTCCTTCATCATAGAAAACAGTATATTTTCTTTTATTTTTCCAATCATCAGGAACACCAGAAACATATCTGTTAATCGCTCCTGGATTTAAATTCCACCCGAGTCCTACCCAGGAGGCCTCCTGGTCCATTGCAATCCCTGCATGGTACGCCAATGCCAGGGGGTATCCTCCTTCTGGAGAAGGCACATTGAGTAATGGTAATACATAGGACATGTCTCCGGTTAATAAATTAACCATATCGGTTGCATCTACCGGTTCAAAAGAAGCGGCTTCCGGAGCATTGGGACCATTATTATTAGCCCATAGCTGATTGTATGGAATAAGTGTTTGCAAAAAAACACAGACAAAAAACAAAGCAATGGCTCTATGGGAACCTTTTGTTTTTTGAGATGGTATGTCTTTTGAAGATGACTCTCTGGATACGCCTAATGACATAAAAGTCTGTATGATTGTTTTCTTCATAGGTCGGGTGTTGTTTTCTGTAGTCTTCTGTTGGTAATAATTCTATTTTTAGTCGTGTTGTTCTGATCAAAAACGCAGGGTCGGTGCTGAACGGATAATGTCGGTCGGGATTTTAAACCTGACTTCTCCGGTATTCAATCCCAGATCTTCTATCGTTAGATTAATATACTCCGCATTCAATATGGCTGCTTCTTTGGGATATACTAATAACATGGTAGTGGCTCCACTCATACCGTACATTCTTGGATAGTTATAGTCAGCCAGTGCAATTGTATCTTTGGAAGGGGTAAAACAATGGATTTTTTCTTCCATTCCAAAGGCTAATTGATTAACCATCGCGCCAAATCGCTGTTTGTCTCCTGCTACTGTATTGAGTAATTCTTGCTGGTTCTTCGCCATTGATAGTGTGAAGTACAGATACGGGCTGTATTTAGATCTCAAATCGTCAATCACACGTGGTTCTTTTTGTTGTCCTCCTAATTCCTGATCGACCAGTAGATCGGTAGGTTTATAGGTGATCGTATAACGTACCCCTCGAATCATTTTGGTATGAGTATATCCGTTTTCGGGATCCTTCAGATAGGTCCATAAAGCTTCTTTGGTATCAAAAGTAGTTTGCTTACAACTGCCAAATATCATACATGCTCCCAAAAGGATAAATGTATACAGAATGCGATTCATAATTATCTATTAAGGTTTCCTTCGAACTCAGCATTTAATGCGGTTAATATGGTTTCCGTCAGATCAGCCGTGGTTTCTCCATACATAATAGTTCCACTTCCTGTTGCCCCAAAGATGATGGTATGCTTATGTTTTTTTCCATATTCTTTGACAAAATCATTAATATCATTGATAACCGTTTGAGTCATTTTTTGATCTTCCTCCTGCAATTGCTTCTGAACGGCTTGCTGATAATTACTGAGTTGTTGTTGTTTAGTACTTAGTAATTGCTGCTTTAATGTGATTTCTTTTTTGGTCATACTACTTCGTTCCTTTTCGTACCCCTTTAAATCTTTTTGCCAATCGGCTATCAAACTATCGACATTGGCTTTCATCGTAGCAGCTTTTTTATCAAAAGCAGCTTTCTCAATACTGGTTCGCTTGTATCCATCTAACAATTTATTGACATCTACATAGACCAGCTCTGTTGTCGTCATCGAAAAGAAAAAAGAAGCAACAGCTGCAACTAATGCCAGTATTGCAATAGGTAAGGCAAGTTTATTCATTGTTATGATTAGTTATTTTTTGTTTCCTCATACGATGGTTATCAAGTAAATCTGGATAACCTACACCTTTTATAGAAGGCAAAAATAAAAGATGTAAGGGATTTCCCTGTTCTTTTTAAGTTGTTTTTCCTGTCTTTGCAGTAAATTGTTCACAAACACAACCTAACTCTCTCAAAAGCAAATTAATACCCTTCATAATTTTATATAACTCTTACTACAAAAATCTAATAAACGTGTATTAATTAAGTCGTTGCAGCAGTACCTGACATTGTAGGTATTGTTTTCTGGTTCTGTAGTTTTTCTTTTTTATAAATCCGGCTGATACGATGTTTCCATAACTATAACGTTGTTCTAATTGATACAGAATATGCAGTAAGGAACGATAATCTCCTTCTAGTGTAAAATTATAGGTTGTTGTGGTCTTTTTAGATACTTCTTCTGTAAAAATATGAGGCTTCTCAAAAGTAGTGATACGTACCTGCGTACTATCTGACAGGCGATTGAGTGTCGCCAGAAGATTATTCTGTACAGAGTTTCCCGCTACGTTGTTTTTTTCCAGAATCTGATCCAGTTGTTTCTCCTTGGCTGCCAGAGCTGCAAGTTGTGCCGGGGCATTCTGATACTGTATTTTTTGCTCAGTTAGTTTGACCACCTCAGATCGCAGTGCCACGGTTTTGGAAAAACCATATTGATACGCGATATATGCCAGTAGCAATAACCCTGTAATGAGGAGTCTGTTTTTAGTGCGTTGCGTCATCTGTAAGATTTATAATTAGTTCAAAATCTGCGCTATTTTTTTGTTGAACCCCATAGGATATAATGGTAGTTTTTCTTACAAAATCCAAGCCTTCAATTGCAGCAACCCAATTGGTAAAGTCCTGCTTATCAATTGCTGTTCCAGAAACACGGATTTCTCCCTGATCAATATGGATTGGTTTTCCAGGATGTATAGTTTTTCTAAGTGGCTGATACATGCATGTATTAAGCAATACTGTACTGGGAATTCTATAGATAAGTTGATCCATAAAATATGAACTTTTAGAAA contains:
- a CDS encoding RHS repeat domain-containing protein yields the protein MKKTIIQTFMSLGVSRESSSKDIPSQKTKGSHRAIALFFVCVFLQTLIPYNQLWANNNGPNAPEAASFEPVDATDMVNLLTGDMSYVLPLLNVPSPEGGYPLALAYHAGIAMDQEASWVGLGWNLNPGAINRYVSGVPDDWKNKRKYTVFYDEGGTFNSYTGGVNVGWGEGVFSAGLYASYSENQSSNGENSRQFGVGITGGVGPFSGSLSTTGASLGISVASLLSNGDNVSSGVGLSGSINQSFLNGNTTLDASISASLFSNTDKNLSTGISLSSRNGLSGSMIGYHFKLSGFQSISKQTSILNNSFTAYIPIPISGGLASLKATFNKTKYWVYENDYYIFNGALYAGNTNNSLNNTLFDYKVAFDSYESFYRSDNKFLRNEAYYSGISYDSYSVSGQGISGNIKPYIFEDAILLNQLKITDNEGGTVNSVSYDYPLGTTGDRFTKNINDIHFYFNNENSSFLKVSSDHWDLSRNTLNSIFDLNTSNPSFNSLLTINGKNYNGYNSNSKRMRKGSYIETFTNQEIIDNPSSILKPYSFNRTRERIPKEGIGAYQVTTPDGKTYHYSLPVYQHEKFSRTSEINNDLNKHFFEEQQLEPYATHWLLTAITGPDYIDLNNNYLVDEGDYGYWVGFDYGMWSEGFGWRTPKNGYEASEKTKVYEWGIKEIYYLDKIKTRTHTALFVKSPRLDNMSSSSTLNVGTKDNPKVYNDIHINSFYIGDDGKTYFSGIYDKILPRDGTHRIESTHTFFLNLNPQRSLKLDKIILLKNSGLNKTISKTNSSEQSEFIGGEIKIDEYYEQFSILGQRLGKLSNLITNRNWKANLFRNILDSKDIIEQSHKIDNVIKTIEFKTSYELAKNSPNSANSGRLTLKKLFFSGRNGNALVPPYSFSYKNINTPFNKNLKDDWGYISNSPQSWSLNKIITPLGASINIEYEEDKFQYEAAITSPSETNKNGGGIRVKNLYTELEGERYITSYRYNIPGTNTSSGVTSYAPSKKEKEVKFIGDIPSPSVMYEYVEVAHKYATNNVKHKNVYHFNVLKKMTEKSNGFELGKSLSLRKTQNIDKNITINGENHLINFSKFELIDHTASLGSMISKKSYNGKGQLLSKIENEYYSIEEIQQGAIQETNKIYKKGKKGVVQKNYLSSSSKTSLPNVLKSTLSYSKGQESVSYFDTYDFLTGQNIETRSILANNVEAKSVVVPAFHKYTEMGAKADNLTNKNMLSQQALSLAQIKVGNEWKTIGAGITTWSNDWLYMNTQEEITEPLVEGTQKIWRKHAVYTWKGDIDANGAYVNYQGIDDNFKWTEAQTNPKWVKTSSIDRYDHYSTPLQTSDINNNFFSRKMGDKESKIIAIADAKYSEMYYSGAEYRYPNPYYFDGGVGAAGASGNGIGQTSEKSHTGSYSVKVNTSIESFKVTMQRGKHRAGKYKISVWVDKANVANARVSVNGQVKPFNGERIDAKDWVLLNHYEDFTISTQNIAIKAAQGIFYADDFRIHPVESNMTSYVYNEWDELTHIIGSNNLATRYEYDDAGRLIKTFVEVVDAPGLTGGFKKAAETNYSYKSMITLDQDGDGVIDPEIINPPISASISLDTSQSANPIVYRANVQNGSGEYQYRWNNGSWSASNVFYGYQCGAINVSLSVKDVSTNETVTTTNTFQVPASQCQLIGGDDPISPNE
- a CDS encoding OmpH family outer membrane protein; translated protein: MNKLALPIAILALVAAVASFFFSMTTTELVYVDVNKLLDGYKRTSIEKAAFDKKAATMKANVDSLIADWQKDLKGYEKERSSMTKKEITLKQQLLSTKQQQLSNYQQAVQKQLQEEDQKMTQTVINDINDFVKEYGKKHKHTIIFGATGSGTIMYGETTADLTETILTALNAEFEGNLNR